The Carassius auratus strain Wakin unplaced genomic scaffold, ASM336829v1 scaf_tig00214021, whole genome shotgun sequence genome contains a region encoding:
- the LOC113090824 gene encoding XK-related protein 8-like isoform X3: MVESQDSFPYGSLLEYLFTLVGLLLFLLDIALDIWTVVSFYQDGSYVYMGVMIFLLLGSSVLLQVFSWLWYSDSLEKIESKVEKFTARHSLIKPFHFLQLGVYLRYAGVIETSTMDFIHYTNNFREGMTMCMNHDLQMLRLFETFSESAPLFTLMMSRILQRGELELITALKILTSAAAISSSIALYHRSMRIYLPKKRKMSWISTGVYFLWNLLLIIPRVTALALFCSVLPCYIIAHFLSLWMLLVLAAWSQKTNYMEHSGWEWLYRASVGLIWYFCWFNVSTGSIKLKLILYYSFIALDTTMLLGLWYRKEFEYAGCWRSLNPRTVILTLLGLYATGILMKMFYYRWFYPNGDKEKITEPTEKVKFRRAAKYDMDSVSSLEDIVAAPAQPLSGVLKRSSTMAANFYF; the protein is encoded by the exons ATGGTGGAGTCTCAGGATTCTTTTCCTTATGGTTCTTTATTGGAGTATCTGTTTACTTTGGTAGGACTGTTATTGTTTCTGCTGGATATAGCGCTGGACATTTGGACTGTTGTGTCATTCTATCAGGATGGGTCCTATGTGTATATGGGAGTGATGATTTTTCTGCTGCTGGGCTCTTCAGTGTTGTTACAGGTGTTCAGCTGGCTCTGGTACTCTGATTCACTGGAGAAGATTGAGAGCAAGGTGGAGAAATTTACAGCCCGGCATTCATTGATCAAACCATTTCACTTCCTGCAGCTCGGAGTCTACCTCAG GTATGCGGGGGTGATAGAGACCTCCACGATGGATTTTATTCATTACACTAATAATTTCAGAGAGGGCATGACCATGTGCATGAACCACGATCTTCAGATGCTTCGTCTATTTGAGACATTTTCTGAAAGTGCCCCACTATTCACACTCATGATGTCTAGGATCCTACAGAGAGGAGAGCTGGAGCTTATTACAG CTTTAAAAATCCTCACATCAGCTGCTGCAATTTCTAGTAGCATTGCCTTGTACCACCGCAGCATGCGTATCTATCTTCCCAAAAAACGCAAGATGAGTTGGATCTCCACCGGTGTCTACTTCCTGTGGAACTTGTTGCTGATCATTCCCCGTGTAACTGCTCTGGCACTCTTCTGCAGTGTATTGCCATGCTACATCATAGCTCACTTCCTGTCCCTGTGGATGCTGCTGGTTTTAGCGGCCTGGAGCCAGAAAACAAATTACATGGAACATTCTGGTTGGGAATGGCTCTACAGAGCTTCTGTTGGACTCATTTGGTACTTCTGCTGGTTTAATGTATCAACAGGAAGCATAAAACTGAAGTTGATACTCTATTATAGTTTCATAGCTTTGGACACAACGATGCTGTTGGGGCTCTGGTACAGGAAGGAGTTTGAGTATGCAGGCTGCTGGAGATCCTTAAATCCACGCACTGTGATCCTGACACTACTAGGTTTGTACGCCACTGGAAtactaatgaaaatgttttactaCAGATGGTTTTATCCCAACGGTGATAAAGAGAAAATCACTGAACCCACTGAAAAAGTGAAGTTCAGAAGAGCTGCAAAATACGACATGGACTCAGTCTCGTCCCTGGAAGATATAGTTGCAGCTCCTGCGCAGCCTCTCTCTGGGGTCCTCAAGAGGAGCAGCACCATGGCTGCTAATTTCTACTTCTAG